TTTGTTCTTTAAACTCTTGTGAGAATGTCCTTCTTTCTCGCTTGGTCATTTTGATTCTCCTATAGTTTTATTTGAATCAAGCTTATATGACCTTAACGAATCTGTCCAACTAAGTGTAACCTATCCAGGACTCTGTTTTAGTGGGCAGATTGCTGAAGGGTGAATTATGACTGCTGGGTAGGGTCGTGCCATAGCTCAGCTAAAGGGATGGCCAGGCCTGGAAACTCAGGGTGTTCTAATACGTCATCATCTGTTCCTATAGCTATCAGGGAATATAGTCCATCCTTTAGTAAAAAGCATTCAAATGTATTATCCCTGGGGTTAACTAACCAATAATGTTGGACCCCGGCCTTTTGGTAGATCTGCAGTTTTTCTACTCTGTCCCTGCGCAAACTAGAGTCGGATATTATCTCTACTGTTAAATTAGGGGCACCATCTATCCGATTTTCCTGCATGATGCCAAGTTGGTTCCCGGCGATGTATAAGATGTCTGGCTGGACTACGGTTATATCATGGAAGGTAACATCCAGGGGTGCGTCGAAAATTTCACCTTTTGGGTCAACCTGTTTGAAGTAAGAAATTAAACGGTACTCCAGCTCTCTGGATATTCTTTGATGCAGTAGATTAGGTGAAGGCTCTTTAACCAGTAGCCCTTCCAGGACTTCATAGCGGAATCCCGGAATCTCAGGTAATGCGAGATACTCCTGATAGGTATAGGTCTTTGGCCCAGTTTGGAAATCAGGAGTTTTTTCTTTGACAACTCCGGAAAGTGCTTGCTTAACTTCACCAAGGTTATAGCGGTATTGTCTGCCCTCCAGTTTCACATAAGGGATTCTGTCAGCCCTGGTGTATCGCCAAATTGTTTCAACTGAGAGGTTAAGGATATCAGCCAGAGCTTGCGCTGTTAGAAGGTTTTTCGCCTTATCCATGCTCCCACCTCCATCACAATTCTACAGCATGGACACAACCATAGTCAAGTATTGTATACCAAAATAAGTTCCAAGTGCTGTTTGCTTTATATATGTTTATGCTAAGCAAAGCAAGGCTTTATCCGTGAAAGCCGGTGAAACTGCCACGAAGATTAGTCCTTCAACAAGATAGTCGGGCTAATCTTGCTCACTTTATATACCAGCCAATGTGCAGGCGGTAATCGCAAGGAAAATGATTACAGGCAGCAATGAAAAGCAGGATTACGTAGCTTAACCGCGAATTAGAAGCAGTAGTTTGAAGATTTAAGAAAGTAAGCCTGCCGATAAGAGCGCCGCATTTGGGTTTGATTTTGTACTGCCGAGAGATTCCTGCTGTCAAAATGACAAGGGGGTTACCCAGTTGTATTATCGTGAGAACACCGTGAGAAGTGTAGCTGGATTAGGTTGAATTGATAGGTCTATTTATGTCTTTGTTCGAATCCATAACGCTTCTCTTTGGAAGAAGGATTATCTTTACAGACAGGAGGTGTTCATAATTATGCATAAAGCTAGAATAGTTGTTAATGGTATATACGCCTTCGGTGTGATTTGTGTTTTAGCTTTGGTATCCTACTCTATTTACTGCAGTTACGCATTCTGGGAAGGACTTTGGCATGGTCCATATACTAATTTGCTTACACCTTTTATATTCAATAGATCTGTCGCTATTACATTAGGCGTAGGTTCAATTCCGATGGCCTTAGCATGTGCATCTTTCTATAGGTTCAATGGTATAGCTAAAAGCAAATATGCCTTTTTGAAGGGTTTAATTATATGGTTGCCCGCTTGTGTGTGTTTCCTTAGTCTTTTGGTTTTGTTTCATGAAATGGTGGTAGGCTGGGCATTCCGCAATTTTTAGGCCGGACAAGGGACCTGTCCCCTTGTCCGGATGTAGCACAAA
The DNA window shown above is from Bacillota bacterium and carries:
- a CDS encoding helix-turn-helix domain-containing protein yields the protein MDKAKNLLTAQALADILNLSVETIWRYTRADRIPYVKLEGRQYRYNLGEVKQALSGVVKEKTPDFQTGPKTYTYQEYLALPEIPGFRYEVLEGLLVKEPSPNLLHQRISRELEYRLISYFKQVDPKGEIFDAPLDVTFHDITVVQPDILYIAGNQLGIMQENRIDGAPNLTVEIISDSSLRRDRVEKLQIYQKAGVQHYWLVNPRDNTFECFLLKDGLYSLIAIGTDDDVLEHPEFPGLAIPLAELWHDPTQQS